TTTAGTGCCCTTGTTGTATCGGTCAGAGAAAAGGGCCGCTCAGTTGGAGATTTGGCCGGACTTTTAGTTAGTCCCAGAGCAAGAACGCTTTTTCTTCTGATTGTATATTTCTTGATTTTCTTTGTAATCGCAGTTTTTGCCTATGCTATTGCATCACTATTTGTCTCATTCCCTCAGAGCGTTTTGCCCGTTAACTTTCAAATAATCGTTGCAGTAATAATTGGATTTTTGTTCTATAAAAAAGGTATTCCGATTTTGTGGCCCTCTATCTTAGCACTTATCACTCTATATGTAATGATTTATATAGGAACATTGTTCCCTATTGAAATCCCGGCAGTTTTTGGTAGCCAAATTGTCACGTGGATTCTGCTACTATTAGTCTATTCATTTATCGCTTCAGTACTTCCGGTTTGGACCTTGCTTCAGCCAAGAGACTATATAAACGGGCACCAACTAATATTAGGTCTGGGGCTTTTATTTATCGGTATTCTTATTGCTCATCCACAGATGCAGGCACCCGCTATAAATTACAACACACAAGGTGGTGTACCTCTATTCCCATTTATCTTTGTTACTATTGCATGCGGAGCTATTAGCGGTTTTCACGGCTTGGTAGCAAGCGGAACCACCTCCAAACAGCTAAACAAGATGAGAGATGCCAGGATGATTGGATATGGCGGCATGCTAGGGGAGGGTACGCTTGCTATGATTGCTACTCTTGCTGTGGCAGCAGGGATTAGCCAGGCAGATTGGCTTACGCATTATGGGACTTGGGAACAAGCTTACCAGAACGGCATAATAAACTTTGTAAGGGGTTCGTCCACATTTTTGGATGCGCTCAATATACCGCCAGTTTTCGGCGATACGCTAATTAGTGTTATTGTCATTAGCTTTGCAGCCACATCATTAGACACAGCAACAAGGGTACAGAGACTCATAATCGGAGAGCTTGGCAATGCGTATAAAATTGAACCTCTTAAAAACAGATATATTGGGGCATTTCTTGCTGTAGTACCAGCATTACTATTAGCACTATTGGCCCAGGCGCCTGCAAAGGGTATGGGTTCTGGAGGCTTTTTATTGTGGCCGCTATTTGGCGCTA
The sequence above is a segment of the Thermodesulfobacteriota bacterium genome. Coding sequences within it:
- a CDS encoding carbon starvation protein A; the encoded protein is MNAALLAIIVLVLYFLAYRFYAKFLADKIFRLSDDEVTPAHEKNDGVDFVPSNKHVLFGHHFASIAGAAPIIGPAIAIFWGWVPAIIWVVIGTIFMGAVHDFSALVVSVREKGRSVGDLAGLLVSPRARTLFLLIVYFLIFFVIAVFAYAIASLFVSFPQSVLPVNFQIIVAVIIGFLFYKKGIPILWPSILALITLYVMIYIGTLFPIEIPAVFGSQIVTWILLLLVYSFIASVLPVWTLLQPRDYINGHQLILGLGLLFIGILIAHPQMQAPAINYNTQGGVPLFPFIFVTIACGAISGFHGLVASGTTSKQLNKMRDARMIGYGGMLGEGTLAMIATLAVAAGISQADWLTHYGTWEQAYQNGIINFVRGSSTFLDALNIPPVFGDTLISVIVISFAATSLDTATRVQRLIIGELGNAYKIEPLKNRYIGAFLAVVPALLLALLAQAPAKGMGSGGFLLWPLFGATNQLVAGLTLLVATFYLWKTKRPVIYTLIPMIFLVLMTIASMIYNFKVFMHKPLLLTLSAVILALSIW